The following is a genomic window from Chryseobacterium ginsenosidimutans.
AATGCTTTTGATCTAAAAAGCCACTCGTTGATTTTCACAAGCCTGAATGGAGTGAATGCCTTTTTTAAAAACAGTTTTAAACCGAATGAAGATTTCACCGCAAAAAATTATAATAAGATCTATTGTGTAGGTGAAAAAACAAAACGTGAATTAAGAAAACATGGCTTCGGTACTTTTAAAGTATTAAAAAATGCAGAAACACTTTCTAAGTTCATTACAAATCACTGTCAGCATGAGAAATTTCTACACTTTTGCGGAAATTTAGCAATCAGTGTTCTGGATAATGAACTTCCTCTGCAAAATATTAAATATGAAAAAATTACGGTTTACAACACTTCAGAAATCAATCCTTTGATAACTGAAAAATATCATGCTGCCGTTTTTTTTAGTCCGAGCGGAGTTCGTAGTTTTGCAAAGCAAAATTCTTTTCAGGATATGATGCTTTTTTCGATTGGTGAAACTACCTCAAATGAGCTTAAAAAGTTTACTTCAAAGCAGATTTTTACTTCTGAAGGAAATAGTTTATTATCTGTTTTAAAATTAATAAGAAAAGAAACCGTAAACAAAAACTGAATATTAAAATTGTCTTTTGGGCAATGCTAGTCTAATATATTATGATTAAGAACGACCTATATTTAAAAGCACTTCGCGGAGAAACCGTAGAAAGACCGCCAGTTTGGATGATGAGACAGGCCGGAAGATATTTACCGGAATTCATTGCGCTACGTGACAAATACGATTTCTTCACAAGATGCCAGACTCCGGAATTAGCTTCCGAAATCACTGTACAGCCCATCAGAAGATATCCTTTGGATGCAGCAATATTGTTCTCTGATATTTTGGTGGTTCCTCAGGCAATGGGCATTGATTTTAAAATGAAGGA
Proteins encoded in this region:
- a CDS encoding uroporphyrinogen-III synthase, which gives rise to MKILFTKNIDPSVISKELGEDILVDCVEVIKTNPITTNAFDLKSHSLIFTSLNGVNAFFKNSFKPNEDFTAKNYNKIYCVGEKTKRELRKHGFGTFKVLKNAETLSKFITNHCQHEKFLHFCGNLAISVLDNELPLQNIKYEKITVYNTSEINPLITEKYHAAVFFSPSGVRSFAKQNSFQDMMLFSIGETTSNELKKFTSKQIFTSEGNSLLSVLKLIRKETVNKN